The Desmonostoc muscorum LEGE 12446 genome includes a region encoding these proteins:
- a CDS encoding DUF3349 domain-containing protein, with amino-acid sequence MQITIAPYLLSTYKMIQCAFPNGIETQDYLPLLALLYDEMSDRNLAEIVSHCTEINYNLVLNDVYRVVTTDVPKAEAIDKVKQRLLVCGYEEWLKETE; translated from the coding sequence ATGCAAATTACTATTGCACCTTATCTTTTAAGTACTTATAAAATGATTCAGTGTGCTTTTCCCAATGGAATAGAAACACAAGACTATTTACCATTGTTGGCATTACTTTATGATGAAATGTCAGATCGAAACTTAGCAGAAATCGTATCTCACTGCACAGAAATAAATTATAACCTTGTTCTCAATGATGTGTATCGTGTAGTAACAACTGATGTGCCAAAGGCTGAAGCGATTGACAAAGTGAAACAGCGTTTGCTTGTTTGTGGTTATGAGGAGTGGCTCAAAGAAACTGAATAG
- a CDS encoding LabA-like NYN domain-containing protein, translated as MLNNLENDSIFTPEQVLENRGRVAIFIDGSNLFYAALQLGIEIDYTKLLCRLTGGSRLLRAFFYTGVDRTNEKQQGFLLWMRRNGYRVIAKDLVQLPDGSKKANLDVEIAVDMMALVDSYDTAVLVSGDGDLAYAVNSVSYRGVRVEVVSLRSMTSDSLINVSDRYIDLEAIKEDIQKTPRQSYPYRPLSSMGFLEDPRTSDGHLEIQE; from the coding sequence ATGTTGAATAATTTAGAAAATGACTCGATATTTACGCCAGAACAAGTTTTGGAGAATCGGGGTAGGGTTGCCATATTTATTGATGGCTCAAATCTATTTTACGCTGCATTACAATTAGGAATTGAAATCGATTACACGAAGTTGTTGTGTCGATTAACTGGAGGTTCTCGCCTACTGAGAGCTTTTTTCTACACTGGTGTAGACCGGACAAACGAGAAGCAACAGGGGTTTTTGCTGTGGATGCGTCGCAATGGCTATCGAGTAATCGCTAAGGACTTGGTGCAACTGCCAGATGGCTCTAAAAAAGCCAACCTGGATGTAGAAATAGCAGTCGATATGATGGCGTTAGTCGATTCCTATGATACCGCAGTTTTAGTCAGCGGTGATGGCGATTTGGCTTATGCAGTAAATTCCGTGAGCTATCGTGGTGTAAGGGTAGAGGTGGTGAGTTTGCGTTCCATGACTAGTGACAGCTTAATTAATGTAAGCGATCGCTACATTGATTTAGAAGCCATCAAAGAGGATATTCAAAAAACCCCTCGTCAAAGCTATCCATATCGACCGTTATCGAGTATGGGATTTTTGGAAGACCCAAGAACTAGCGATGGACATCTGGAAATCCAAGAATGA
- a CDS encoding metal-sensing transcriptional repressor translates to MNGSNRLGKESLPTSQQAEHSHNHDTDHEHLDHTPEHGELSHPHIHSEESLRRIVNRLSRIEGHVRGIKTMVQQSSPCPDVLLQIAAVRGALDRVARIVLDEHLTECIARAAKEGNMEVEIEQLKAALDRFLP, encoded by the coding sequence ATGAATGGCTCAAACCGATTAGGTAAAGAATCCTTGCCAACATCCCAGCAAGCAGAACACTCCCATAATCACGATACAGACCACGAACATCTAGATCATACTCCTGAGCATGGAGAGTTAAGCCATCCTCATATCCATAGCGAAGAGTCATTACGGCGAATTGTCAATCGGTTATCGCGGATAGAAGGACATGTTCGTGGTATTAAAACAATGGTGCAGCAAAGTAGTCCTTGTCCTGATGTTTTATTACAAATAGCCGCAGTGCGAGGCGCATTAGATCGGGTAGCGCGAATTGTTTTGGATGAACATTTAACCGAATGTATTGCTAGAGCAGCAAAAGAAGGCAATATGGAAGTTGAAATTGAACAATTAAAAGCTGCTTTAGATCGGTTTTTGCCTTAA
- a CDS encoding lysophospholipid acyltransferase family protein, giving the protein MSLNSPQLISHALLAGLSTQMFRYYEDRIPRDASVLVVSNHRSFMDAPILMAALSNPIRFACHHYMGQVPIMREIVTGQLGCFPLEEAQNRQQSFFVQSQMLLQSRQMVGVFPEGTEPMVKFTVPNTVGEFQRGFAHLALRADVEDLAILPVAIASLEEVNTSGFPLRLLSLFDPSEPLFKQPGWHPLVVYRRVAVLIGRPYWITPQHQKTYHGKQARTVVAELTQYCHNEVSDLLRQG; this is encoded by the coding sequence ATGAGTCTAAATAGCCCTCAGTTGATTTCCCACGCTTTGTTAGCAGGGCTTTCAACACAAATGTTTCGCTATTACGAAGATCGCATTCCGCGAGATGCTAGCGTCTTGGTAGTCAGCAATCACCGCAGCTTTATGGATGCACCGATTTTAATGGCAGCCTTATCGAATCCAATTCGCTTTGCTTGTCATCACTACATGGGACAAGTGCCGATCATGCGCGAGATTGTTACCGGACAATTGGGGTGTTTTCCTTTGGAAGAAGCCCAAAACCGCCAACAAAGCTTTTTTGTGCAGTCGCAGATGCTATTGCAGTCTCGGCAGATGGTAGGAGTATTTCCCGAAGGAACAGAACCAATGGTGAAATTTACAGTGCCAAACACAGTGGGTGAATTTCAGCGGGGATTTGCTCATTTGGCATTGCGGGCTGATGTGGAGGATTTAGCAATTTTGCCAGTTGCGATCGCATCTTTAGAAGAAGTAAACACTTCTGGTTTTCCCCTGAGGCTGTTGAGTTTATTCGATCCTTCAGAACCTTTATTTAAGCAACCAGGTTGGCATCCTTTGGTAGTTTATCGCCGAGTTGCTGTGTTAATCGGTCGTCCTTATTGGATTACGCCCCAACATCAAAAAACATATCATGGCAAACAAGCTAGAACTGTTGTGGCTGAACTAACTCAATATTGCCACAACGAAGTTAGCGACTTACTGCGTCAAGGGTGA
- the metG gene encoding methionine--tRNA ligase, with the protein MNLVNKTQKTFALTTPLYYVNDVPHIGSAYTTIAADVVARFHRLLGHQVLLITGTDEHGQKIQRSAEILGKAPQDFCDEIVPSFVSLWKLLDIQYDRFSRTTAPRHGAIVKEFFERVWESGDIYQGQQQGWYCVSCEEFKEERELLEGHRCPIHTNKEVEWRDEQNYFFRLSKYQNKLTEFYQLKPDFIQPETRRNEVLSFVNQGLQDFSISRVNLDWGFPVPTDPKHTLYVWFDALLGYVTALLEPDAEPTLANALQTWWPINLHLIGKDILRFHAVYWPAMLLSAGFPLPDRVFGHGFLTKDGQKMGKSLGNTLDPVDLVQRYGSDAVRYYFLKEIEFGKDGDFNEVRFINVLNADLANDLGNLLNRTLNMVKKYCAENNVPPIGNETISDENPLKTIGLRLGEQVKQAYEQLAFNQACESVLLLVQASNKFIDEQAPWSLYKQGQQQEVEKVLYAVLESVRLAAYLLSPIIPNISSDIYRQLGFGINFNDQIETSLNAPFATHAAWGVLSSKQKLGTPQPIFKRIEQLKND; encoded by the coding sequence ATGAATCTAGTGAATAAAACACAAAAGACATTTGCACTGACAACACCCCTATATTATGTAAACGATGTCCCTCATATAGGCAGTGCTTATACAACGATCGCTGCCGATGTAGTAGCACGATTTCATAGGTTGTTGGGGCATCAGGTACTATTAATTACGGGTACAGATGAGCATGGGCAGAAGATTCAGCGATCGGCAGAAATTTTAGGGAAAGCCCCACAAGATTTTTGCGATGAAATTGTGCCTAGCTTTGTAAGTTTGTGGAAGTTGCTTGATATTCAATACGATCGCTTTAGTCGGACTACAGCACCTCGTCATGGAGCGATCGTCAAAGAATTCTTCGAGCGAGTATGGGAATCTGGGGATATTTATCAAGGACAACAACAAGGCTGGTACTGCGTATCCTGTGAAGAATTCAAAGAAGAACGGGAACTTTTAGAAGGACACCGTTGCCCAATTCATACTAACAAAGAAGTCGAGTGGCGAGACGAACAAAACTATTTTTTCCGCTTATCTAAATATCAAAATAAACTGACAGAATTTTATCAGTTAAAACCAGATTTTATTCAACCAGAAACTCGGCGTAATGAAGTCCTAAGCTTTGTCAATCAAGGTCTGCAAGACTTTTCAATTTCACGGGTGAATTTAGATTGGGGTTTTCCAGTACCAACCGATCCCAAGCACACCCTTTATGTTTGGTTTGACGCACTACTGGGTTATGTAACCGCATTACTCGAACCAGATGCAGAACCGACTTTAGCAAATGCTCTACAGACGTGGTGGCCAATTAATTTGCATTTAATTGGTAAAGATATTCTGCGTTTCCATGCAGTTTATTGGCCAGCAATGCTGTTATCAGCCGGTTTCCCCTTGCCAGACCGAGTATTTGGACATGGCTTTTTGACTAAAGATGGTCAGAAAATGGGCAAAAGTCTGGGTAACACCCTCGATCCTGTAGATCTAGTCCAACGCTATGGTAGTGATGCCGTTCGTTATTACTTCCTTAAGGAAATCGAATTTGGCAAGGATGGAGATTTTAATGAAGTTAGGTTCATTAATGTTCTGAATGCAGATTTAGCGAATGACTTAGGTAACTTGCTCAATCGCACCTTGAACATGGTGAAGAAATACTGTGCTGAAAATAATGTACCACCAATCGGCAACGAAACAATCTCTGACGAAAATCCTTTGAAAACAATTGGTTTACGTCTGGGAGAACAGGTAAAACAAGCCTATGAGCAGCTAGCTTTCAATCAAGCCTGCGAATCCGTCCTTTTACTGGTGCAAGCCAGCAATAAGTTTATAGATGAACAAGCTCCTTGGTCATTATATAAACAGGGACAACAGCAGGAAGTCGAGAAAGTTCTGTACGCAGTTCTAGAATCGGTTAGACTAGCAGCTTATCTACTATCTCCAATTATTCCGAACATCAGTAGCGATATTTATCGGCAACTGGGCTTTGGAATAAACTTTAACGATCAAATAGAAACTTCACTGAATGCTCCTTTTGCTACCCATGCAGCGTGGGGAGTACTATCAAGTAAACAAAAGTTGGGTACACCCCAACCAATTTTCAAACGCATAGAACAGCTAAAAAACGATTAG
- the plsX gene encoding phosphate acyltransferase PlsX, with product MGSTRVRIAIDAMGGDHAPAEIVAGALRAREELGVDVLLVGDPQQIEAALPPKTNLGQVEIVTAQEAIAMDEEPLNAVRRKRNASINVAMDLVKQQRADAVFSAGHSGAAMASALLRLGRLPGVDRPAIGTVFPTIIAGKPVLVLDVGANVDCRPKFLEQFAVMGSAYSQYVLGTTEPKVGLLNIGEEDSKGNDAAVRAHQLLRENSQINFIGNAEGRDVLSGRFDVIVCDGFVGNVLLKFAEAVGEVILQILREELPQGLHGQIGSALLKPNLKRIKQRMDHAEHGGALLLGVAGVCLIGHGSSQAPSIFNAIRMAKEAVDNQVLQRIQSQYLLERESG from the coding sequence ATGGGATCGACTCGTGTACGGATCGCAATTGACGCAATGGGAGGGGATCATGCACCCGCTGAAATTGTTGCTGGCGCATTGCGAGCAAGGGAAGAATTGGGTGTAGATGTATTGTTGGTTGGTGATCCCCAACAAATTGAAGCTGCCTTACCGCCAAAAACCAATTTAGGGCAGGTGGAGATCGTGACCGCACAGGAAGCGATCGCAATGGATGAGGAGCCTTTAAACGCAGTTAGACGCAAACGCAACGCTTCTATCAATGTGGCGATGGATTTGGTCAAGCAGCAACGGGCAGATGCGGTATTTTCAGCAGGTCACTCTGGCGCAGCAATGGCATCAGCTTTGCTTCGTTTGGGACGATTACCAGGAGTTGACCGCCCAGCCATTGGGACTGTTTTCCCCACGATTATCGCTGGTAAGCCAGTGCTAGTACTTGATGTCGGCGCAAATGTGGATTGCCGTCCGAAGTTTCTAGAGCAGTTTGCTGTCATGGGGTCGGCTTACAGTCAATATGTTTTGGGTACAACTGAACCTAAAGTGGGTTTGTTGAATATCGGTGAAGAAGACTCTAAGGGTAATGATGCAGCTGTCCGCGCTCATCAATTGCTACGGGAAAATTCCCAAATTAATTTTATTGGCAATGCCGAAGGGCGTGATGTGCTTTCCGGTCGTTTTGATGTGATTGTCTGTGATGGTTTTGTAGGCAATGTATTATTAAAATTTGCCGAAGCTGTGGGAGAAGTAATTCTGCAAATCTTACGCGAAGAATTACCCCAAGGATTACACGGTCAAATCGGCTCAGCACTATTAAAACCTAACCTCAAGCGGATCAAGCAGCGGATGGATCACGCAGAACACGGCGGCGCCTTGCTCTTAGGCGTGGCAGGAGTTTGTTTGATCGGTCACGGTAGCTCACAAGCACCTTCTATTTTTAATGCAATTCGCATGGCAAAAGAAGCTGTTGACAACCAGGTACTGCAAAGAATTCAGTCCCAATATCTCCTAGAGCGGGAGAGCGGTTAG
- a CDS encoding DUF1308 domain-containing protein: protein MVNLDTGTVFAFISEGSPVRYELRQYVQGQQMVITQTALKEVTDIIQWSGGVSEQARASRLIQRLNIIPDNPSTVALNLQPTRSLGRNDIIILGTGDRLGILTMTADAKAVRAALSQGVKFNVYIHLPCPLTGN, encoded by the coding sequence ATGGTCAATCTAGACACAGGCACTGTGTTTGCCTTTATCTCTGAAGGCTCACCTGTACGCTATGAATTACGACAATATGTACAAGGACAACAAATGGTAATCACTCAAACAGCGTTGAAAGAAGTTACTGATATTATTCAATGGTCAGGTGGAGTATCAGAACAAGCCAGAGCAAGTAGATTAATCCAAAGATTAAATATCATACCTGACAATCCCTCAACTGTAGCCCTAAACTTACAGCCGACTAGGAGTTTGGGCAGGAATGATATCATCATTTTAGGAACAGGGGATCGTTTAGGCATTTTGACAATGACAGCAGATGCTAAAGCGGTCAGAGCAGCACTTTCTCAGGGTGTAAAGTTCAATGTGTATATCCATCTGCCTTGCCCTTTAACAGGAAATTAA
- the lptC gene encoding LPS export ABC transporter periplasmic protein LptC encodes MTFFDVTLEQADEVGRPIWKVQAKRAKYTKEKQIGQAENPYGELYQDGKVVYQVKADVADIEQNGKQLFLKGKILATDPKNGIVLQGNELEWHPQEDLLIVRNQINGTHKQLQAVAQEARVKTREQRMEFSGGVIAKSADPQLQMRTEHLNWNIKEEKLIADRPIEIDRYKNNKISDRGKGNAAEVNLKTKIATIQKNAQLDLLDPPLQIASNSMTWNMNTETITTNSPTRMFQRVENVIVTANQGEMKIPQKTVYLTGNVNAIGQRRQSLRSDKLTWYLDNKLLEAQGNIVYRQIDPPLNFTGETAVGNLQTENIVVKGGNSGGRVVTEIIPQERANRQ; translated from the coding sequence TTGACATTCTTTGATGTCACCTTAGAACAAGCAGATGAAGTCGGAAGACCGATTTGGAAAGTCCAAGCTAAACGGGCAAAATACACCAAAGAAAAACAAATTGGTCAGGCGGAAAATCCCTATGGAGAACTGTACCAAGATGGTAAAGTTGTTTACCAAGTCAAAGCCGATGTAGCAGACATTGAACAAAATGGAAAGCAGCTATTTCTCAAGGGAAAAATACTTGCTACAGACCCGAAAAATGGAATTGTGTTGCAGGGTAATGAACTAGAATGGCATCCCCAAGAAGATTTGTTGATTGTCCGCAACCAAATTAATGGTACTCATAAACAACTACAAGCAGTAGCACAAGAAGCGCGAGTTAAAACTCGGGAACAACGGATGGAATTTTCTGGAGGAGTAATAGCAAAGTCCGCCGATCCCCAGCTGCAAATGCGAACAGAGCATTTGAATTGGAATATTAAAGAAGAAAAATTAATTGCCGATCGCCCCATTGAAATTGACCGCTATAAAAATAATAAAATTAGCGATCGCGGCAAAGGAAATGCAGCCGAAGTCAACTTAAAAACCAAAATTGCCACCATCCAAAAAAATGCCCAATTAGATTTACTAGACCCGCCATTGCAAATAGCTAGTAACTCTATGACCTGGAACATGAACACAGAAACCATCACCACAAACTCCCCTACCCGCATGTTCCAGCGAGTGGAAAATGTCATCGTTACCGCCAATCAAGGTGAAATGAAAATACCGCAAAAAACGGTTTATTTAACAGGTAACGTCAACGCCATTGGTCAGCGTCGCCAGTCTTTGAGATCTGATAAACTAACTTGGTATTTAGACAATAAATTACTTGAAGCTCAGGGAAATATAGTTTATCGACAAATTGACCCACCGTTAAATTTTACCGGTGAAACAGCCGTTGGTAATTTGCAAACAGAAAATATTGTTGTCAAAGGTGGAAATTCTGGCGGTAGAGTAGTAACCGAGATTATTCCCCAAGAGAGAGCGAATCGTCAGTAG
- a CDS encoding alpha/beta fold hydrolase, whose product MTTPEVELKPCFLTPTRLRPEYPLFVYLPGMDGTGQLLRSQTAGLEVGFDVRCFAIPRQDLTTWDVLTNNVLDLIHAELEKSPQRTVYLCGESFGGCLAMKVAIQAPHLFKRIILINPASALQLRPWLNWASQITYLVPSGLYDVGALGLLPFLASLPRISRSDRHELLRTMRSVPSETVLWRLSLLREFEIDEEQLRQLTQPVLLIAGGSDRLLPSVTEVQRIANIIPNTEIVVLPDCGHACLLEEDINLYEILKDNDFLESKADIGKEQEVRG is encoded by the coding sequence ATGACTACCCCAGAAGTTGAACTCAAGCCTTGTTTCCTTACGCCCACACGATTACGACCAGAGTATCCGCTGTTTGTATATTTACCAGGAATGGATGGAACAGGTCAATTATTGCGATCGCAAACCGCTGGATTAGAAGTTGGTTTTGATGTCCGCTGTTTCGCAATCCCCCGTCAAGATCTCACCACCTGGGATGTGCTAACTAACAATGTATTAGACTTGATCCACGCCGAATTAGAAAAAAGCCCCCAGAGGACAGTTTATTTGTGTGGTGAGTCATTTGGGGGTTGCTTGGCGATGAAAGTGGCGATTCAAGCACCGCATTTATTTAAACGAATTATTTTAATTAACCCAGCTTCAGCCCTTCAGCTTCGCCCTTGGTTGAATTGGGCATCGCAAATTACTTACTTAGTCCCATCAGGATTGTATGATGTTGGCGCACTGGGGTTACTACCATTTTTAGCATCTCTGCCACGGATTTCTCGCAGCGATCGCCATGAACTCTTAAGAACTATGCGTTCTGTTCCGTCAGAAACGGTTCTTTGGCGATTGTCTTTACTCCGGGAGTTTGAGATTGATGAAGAGCAATTGCGCCAGTTAACGCAACCAGTTTTGTTGATTGCCGGTGGTAGCGATCGGCTTTTACCTTCTGTAACAGAAGTCCAGCGCATAGCGAATATCATACCAAATACTGAGATTGTAGTGCTGCCCGACTGCGGACATGCTTGCTTGCTAGAAGAAGATATTAATCTCTATGAAATCCTTAAGGATAACGACTTTTTAGAAAGTAAAGCTGATATCGGTAAAGAGCAAGAGGTGAGAGGATAG
- a CDS encoding leucyl aminopeptidase, whose product MTIQPSDTPLLEWAGDSLAIGLFEDAVELTGELATLDQKFAGVLKELIAEEEFKGKANSTIFTRVGTGGGVRKVILVGLGKPEALKLDTLRRAGAAVARVGKKQKSKILGFSFPLWNNDPGASAQAIAEGVELALYQDIRFKSEPEDKGSQIETVELLGFAGQEAAINRAHQIVSGVILARQLVAAPANAVTPITLAETAQAIATEYGLQLQILEREDCEKLGMGAFLGVAQASDLPPKFIHLTYKPEGTPKKKLAIIGKGLTFDSGGLNIKGAGSGIETMKIDMGGAAATLGAAKAIAQIKPDSEVHFISAATENMISGRAMHPGDVLTASNGKTIEVNNTDAEGRLTLADALVYTDKLGLDAIVDLATLTGANVIALGEDIAGLYTTDDAVAAQLEKAAQTSGEKIWRMPMEEKYFEGLKSGIADMKNTGPRPGGSITAALFLKEFVKETPWAHLDIAGPVWTDKENGYNSAGATGYGVRTLVDWVLGTGE is encoded by the coding sequence ATGACAATTCAACCTAGTGATACGCCTTTGCTAGAGTGGGCAGGCGACAGTTTGGCAATTGGATTATTTGAAGATGCAGTAGAGTTAACCGGAGAACTGGCAACTTTGGATCAAAAGTTTGCCGGAGTCTTGAAAGAACTGATTGCTGAAGAGGAATTTAAAGGTAAAGCTAACAGCACTATTTTCACCCGTGTGGGCACTGGTGGCGGAGTTCGGAAAGTTATTCTAGTAGGTTTAGGAAAACCAGAAGCACTCAAACTAGATACTCTACGACGCGCTGGGGCTGCGGTAGCCAGAGTAGGCAAAAAGCAAAAAAGCAAAATTCTCGGTTTTAGTTTTCCATTGTGGAATAACGATCCAGGCGCAAGTGCCCAAGCGATCGCTGAAGGTGTAGAATTAGCTCTTTACCAAGATATTCGCTTTAAATCAGAACCAGAAGATAAAGGATCGCAAATAGAAACCGTAGAATTACTAGGTTTCGCTGGACAAGAAGCAGCCATCAACCGCGCCCATCAAATTGTTTCTGGGGTAATCTTGGCACGGCAGTTAGTAGCAGCCCCAGCCAATGCGGTAACACCGATTACTTTAGCAGAAACGGCCCAAGCGATCGCCACAGAATACGGTTTACAGCTGCAAATTCTCGAACGAGAAGACTGTGAAAAGTTGGGTATGGGTGCTTTTTTGGGAGTAGCCCAAGCTTCTGATTTGCCACCGAAATTTATTCACCTCACTTACAAGCCAGAAGGTACACCGAAAAAGAAACTCGCAATTATTGGCAAAGGTTTAACCTTCGACTCCGGCGGACTTAACATTAAAGGTGCTGGTAGTGGCATCGAAACCATGAAAATTGACATGGGCGGTGCAGCTGCAACCTTGGGTGCGGCAAAAGCGATCGCTCAAATCAAGCCAGATTCCGAAGTTCACTTTATCTCAGCGGCGACTGAAAACATGATTAGCGGTCGCGCTATGCACCCAGGAGACGTTCTCACAGCATCAAACGGCAAAACAATCGAAGTCAACAACACTGACGCTGAAGGACGTTTGACCCTAGCAGATGCCTTAGTGTATACCGACAAATTGGGATTAGATGCGATCGTTGATTTAGCCACCCTTACAGGTGCCAACGTCATCGCCTTGGGTGAGGATATTGCTGGCTTATATACTACCGATGATGCAGTAGCTGCCCAATTGGAAAAAGCTGCCCAAACTTCAGGCGAGAAGATTTGGCGGATGCCAATGGAAGAAAAATATTTTGAAGGGCTGAAATCTGGCATCGCCGACATGAAAAACACCGGTCCGCGTCCAGGTGGTTCCATTACCGCCGCCCTTTTCCTCAAAGAATTCGTGAAAGAAACTCCTTGGGCGCACTTAGATATAGCCGGCCCAGTGTGGACAGATAAAGAAAACGGCTACAACAGCGCCGGCGCAACTGGCTACGGCGTTCGGACGCTGGTTGACTGGGTATTGGGAACTGGGGAGTAG
- a CDS encoding serine/threonine protein kinase → MVWAVPKQLQGGKYTLESVLGRGRFGITYLAKDEKGDRIVVKTLDDQLLNQPDFKRLQERFVQEAFKLAKCKHPHIVRLLEDPFQEDDLWCIAMEYIAGIDLAHRPQNILAEADALQYIQQIGEALTVVHQNNLVHRDIKPANIMIRAGSKEAVLIDFGLARGIDSKKLSVSNLETEAEAGFTPPELYSHTIELGAYTDVYSLAATLYNLLTGQVPTSAKERLQNHTPLPEPTQLNPQISHNINRDILWAMDLDPKKRPQCIEAWLDSLGLKPTPVVQLQPTQINYDALGLWIGIIGLILAIIAIFTGIFQGDIRDFFIKLLPSPTEKSTPTPLPTKPPN, encoded by the coding sequence ATGGTTTGGGCAGTTCCGAAGCAGTTGCAGGGGGGTAAATATACCCTCGAAAGTGTATTAGGGCGGGGACGTTTTGGCATTACTTATCTCGCCAAAGATGAAAAAGGCGATCGCATTGTCGTCAAAACCTTAGACGATCAATTATTGAACCAACCAGACTTCAAAAGGTTGCAGGAAAGATTTGTCCAAGAAGCCTTCAAACTGGCTAAATGCAAACATCCTCATATTGTGCGCCTCTTGGAAGATCCCTTTCAGGAGGACGATTTGTGGTGCATAGCGATGGAGTACATCGCCGGAATCGATCTCGCCCATCGCCCACAGAATATTTTGGCAGAAGCAGATGCCCTACAATACATCCAACAAATCGGCGAAGCGTTAACGGTAGTCCATCAAAATAACTTGGTGCATAGAGATATCAAACCAGCCAATATTATGATTAGGGCTGGTTCAAAAGAAGCTGTGTTAATTGACTTTGGGCTAGCACGGGGAATCGACAGTAAAAAGCTGAGTGTCAGCAATCTAGAAACAGAAGCCGAAGCAGGTTTTACACCACCCGAACTGTATTCACACACAATTGAACTAGGGGCGTATACCGACGTTTATTCACTTGCAGCCACACTTTACAACTTATTGACAGGACAAGTACCAACCAGCGCCAAAGAACGCCTGCAAAATCATACTCCATTACCAGAACCAACACAATTGAATCCTCAAATTAGCCATAACATCAATCGTGATATTCTTTGGGCAATGGATTTAGATCCCAAAAAACGCCCCCAGTGTATTGAAGCTTGGCTAGATTCACTGGGATTAAAACCTACACCTGTTGTCCAGCTACAACCAACACAAATTAATTATGATGCCTTAGGTTTATGGATTGGAATAATAGGTTTAATTCTTGCAATAATAGCAATATTCACAGGAATTTTCCAAGGAGATATTCGAGACTTTTTCATCAAACTTTTGCCTTCACCTACAGAAAAATCAACACCAACACCACTCCCAACAAAACCGCCAAATTAA